Proteins encoded within one genomic window of Companilactobacillus sp.:
- the coaBC gene encoding bifunctional phosphopantothenoylcysteine decarboxylase/phosphopantothenate--cysteine ligase CoaBC, which yields MLKSKHIAVYVSGGIAAYKSLEVVRALIKQHAEVQVVMTKSAQEFVTPLTFATLSTRPVLTDNFTPQSSSDDFIPHIKIARWTDLAVVVPATADIIAKMANGISDDLATTSLMATDAPKIVFPAMNTSMWNYPPVQKNLKTLEEIGIQVVQPDSGFLAEGESGKGRLVQLPVIMDAIESKLSSDQSLLGKKVIVTAGGTKEPLDPVRFLGNNSSGKMGIAMAESAARSGADVTLITTVNYSSSYRNLAVVKVDSALNMLEQIQNRFEKIDVLVMAAAIADFRPLHVATQKIKKTADNDNYTIELTKNPDILKTVAKNKINQFVVGFAAETENLIPNAEKKLKSKNADVILANDVSNLDAGFNVDTNRITLISHNAHPDNWPLMTKQAVADKFWKYYLKQGN from the coding sequence ATGTTAAAGTCAAAACACATCGCAGTTTACGTCAGCGGAGGCATTGCTGCTTATAAATCACTCGAAGTAGTTCGAGCTTTGATCAAGCAACATGCTGAAGTCCAAGTAGTTATGACCAAATCGGCTCAAGAATTCGTGACGCCCCTGACCTTTGCAACGCTGAGTACCCGTCCAGTATTAACGGACAACTTCACACCGCAATCCAGTAGCGATGACTTTATCCCTCATATCAAAATTGCACGATGGACTGATTTAGCAGTGGTCGTCCCCGCAACCGCTGACATCATTGCCAAAATGGCAAACGGAATTTCTGATGATTTAGCAACTACGTCATTGATGGCAACCGATGCCCCAAAAATCGTTTTTCCAGCTATGAATACCAGTATGTGGAATTATCCACCTGTTCAAAAAAATTTGAAAACGCTCGAAGAAATTGGTATCCAAGTCGTTCAACCTGACAGTGGCTTTTTAGCAGAGGGAGAATCTGGTAAAGGTAGGTTGGTCCAGTTGCCAGTTATCATGGATGCAATCGAAAGTAAATTATCATCCGACCAGTCGCTCCTCGGGAAGAAAGTTATCGTGACTGCCGGTGGCACCAAAGAGCCTCTCGACCCCGTCCGTTTCTTGGGCAATAATTCGTCTGGAAAAATGGGCATTGCTATGGCAGAATCTGCTGCTAGATCAGGCGCAGACGTTACCTTGATAACCACGGTCAATTACAGTTCAAGCTACCGCAATTTGGCGGTCGTTAAAGTCGATTCAGCCTTGAATATGTTAGAACAAATTCAAAATCGTTTTGAAAAAATCGACGTCTTGGTCATGGCTGCTGCAATTGCCGACTTTCGTCCACTCCACGTTGCCACGCAAAAAATTAAAAAGACTGCTGACAACGATAACTACACAATTGAGTTAACGAAGAATCCGGACATATTAAAAACTGTAGCAAAAAATAAAATCAATCAATTTGTCGTCGGTTTTGCGGCGGAAACTGAAAATTTGATTCCAAATGCCGAGAAGAAATTAAAATCCAAGAATGCTGATGTGATTTTAGCCAATGACGTTTCGAATCTCGATGCTGGTTTTAACGTCGATACTAATCGGATCACTTTGATTAGCCACAATGCACATCCTGACAACTGGCCACTCATGACCAAACAGGCAGTAGCTGACAAATTTTGGAAATATTACCTGAAGCAAGGCAATTAA
- a CDS encoding amino acid decarboxylase, producing the protein MKFSVEKENYSMTADVQVIGNDILVVLTGGDTPHIGAVTTLTADSDIQTIKYPSHDGRFHKDGVLGERIAKMIQPELPGSCTITSGIHVNHISKKQIMVSDSMARYLGSQILDWMKKTEFNAAKPIYYSKNEQPK; encoded by the coding sequence ATGAAATTTTCAGTGGAAAAAGAAAATTACTCGATGACCGCCGATGTGCAAGTTATTGGAAATGATATCCTGGTCGTGCTAACGGGTGGTGATACTCCTCACATCGGTGCAGTTACGACCTTGACGGCTGATTCAGATATTCAAACGATCAAATATCCTAGTCATGACGGTAGATTTCATAAAGATGGAGTTCTTGGCGAAAGGATTGCTAAAATGATCCAACCAGAGTTGCCAGGTAGTTGCACGATCACATCAGGAATTCACGTCAATCATATTTCCAAAAAACAAATTATGGTCTCTGATTCAATGGCTCGATACTTGGGAAGTCAAATTCTGGATTGGATGAAGAAGACTGAATTCAACGCAGCAAAACCAATTTATTACTCAAAAAATGAACAACCAAAATAA
- a CDS encoding UbiX family flavin prenyltransferase, with translation MSEQKKKIVIGVTGASGTIYAIDLIKKLQKIPNIETHGILSAWAKKNLQLETDYSLKDINDMLDYTYNDSDLGAAIASGSFLTDAMVIVPASMKTIASISVGIGDNLISRAADVTLKEQRKLIMVPRETPLNTIHLENMTKLSRMGVQMIPPIPAFYNHPQTIQDLVDHQTMKIMDSLGIHTDDGSRWEGI, from the coding sequence ATGTCTGAGCAAAAGAAGAAAATTGTGATTGGTGTTACAGGTGCTTCAGGGACGATTTATGCAATTGATCTGATCAAGAAACTTCAGAAGATACCTAACATTGAAACTCATGGAATTCTGAGTGCTTGGGCAAAGAAGAATCTTCAATTAGAAACAGATTACAGTCTCAAAGATATCAACGATATGTTGGACTATACTTATAATGATAGCGACTTAGGAGCAGCAATTGCTAGTGGATCATTTTTGACTGATGCAATGGTCATTGTTCCAGCTTCGATGAAAACAATTGCCAGTATTTCAGTCGGTATCGGCGACAATTTGATTTCACGTGCTGCTGACGTCACACTAAAAGAACAGCGAAAACTCATCATGGTGCCACGGGAAACGCCTTTGAACACTATCCATTTGGAAAATATGACCAAACTGTCAAGAATGGGCGTCCAGATGATTCCACCAATTCCGGCTTTTTACAATCATCCACAAACGATTCAAGATCTCGTTGATCATCAGACCATGAAAATCATGGATTCATTGGGTATCCATACTGATGATGGCAGTCGTTGGGAGGGAATTTAA
- a CDS encoding UbiD family decarboxylase, which produces MTEQPYDLRKVISELKEEPGQYHETDVEVDPNAELSGVYRYIGAGGTVERPTQEGPAMVFNNVKGFPNTRVFIGAMASRKRVGKILHHDYKTLGRLLRDSVDHPVKPVKVTKDKAPAQEEIHLSTDKDFDIRKIIAAPTNTEYDAGPYITTGLVFGSDPDKTMSDVTIHRMVLEDKDTIGMYIMPGGRHIGHFQKQFEKLNKPMPITINIGLDPAVLIGATFEPPTTPLGYNELWIAGALRNQPVQLVDGVAVNEMAIARSEYVIEAEIMPNQTMQEDINTHTGKAMPEFPGYDGDANPAVNVVKVKAITHRKDNPIMQTTIGPSEEHVSMSGIPTEASILELVDKAIPGKVVNVYNPPAGGGKLMTIMQIHKDNEADEGIQRQAAILALSAFKELKTVILVDDDVDIFDMNDVIWTLNTRFQGDKDIMVLSGMRNHPLDPSERPEYDPKSIRFRGMSSKTIFDGTVPFDMKDQFVRAQFKKVPDWKKYLK; this is translated from the coding sequence ATGACAGAACAACCATATGATTTAAGAAAAGTAATTTCTGAACTAAAAGAGGAACCTGGACAATACCACGAAACTGACGTTGAGGTTGATCCTAACGCTGAATTGTCAGGAGTTTATCGCTACATCGGTGCAGGGGGTACAGTTGAACGGCCAACTCAAGAAGGTCCAGCAATGGTGTTCAATAACGTCAAAGGATTTCCTAACACTCGCGTTTTTATTGGGGCAATGGCCAGCCGCAAACGTGTTGGAAAAATTTTGCACCACGATTATAAAACGTTGGGGCGTTTGTTGAGAGATTCTGTTGACCATCCAGTCAAACCCGTTAAGGTCACAAAAGATAAAGCGCCAGCTCAAGAAGAAATTCATTTATCCACTGATAAAGATTTTGACATCAGAAAAATTATTGCGGCACCCACTAATACTGAATACGATGCCGGTCCTTATATTACAACCGGCTTAGTGTTTGGCTCTGATCCAGATAAGACCATGAGTGACGTTACGATTCATCGCATGGTTTTGGAAGACAAGGATACGATCGGTATGTACATCATGCCAGGTGGCAGACATATCGGCCATTTCCAAAAACAATTTGAAAAGTTGAACAAACCAATGCCAATTACCATCAATATTGGCTTGGATCCTGCTGTATTGATTGGTGCAACCTTTGAACCACCAACAACGCCATTAGGTTATAACGAACTCTGGATCGCAGGTGCATTGCGGAATCAACCTGTTCAATTAGTTGATGGCGTTGCAGTTAACGAAATGGCAATTGCTCGCTCAGAGTACGTGATCGAGGCTGAAATTATGCCTAACCAAACGATGCAAGAAGATATCAATACTCACACTGGTAAAGCTATGCCAGAATTTCCTGGATATGATGGGGATGCCAATCCAGCCGTGAATGTGGTCAAAGTTAAAGCTATTACTCATCGAAAAGACAATCCAATCATGCAAACGACGATCGGTCCTAGTGAAGAACATGTTTCAATGTCTGGAATTCCTACAGAAGCTAGTATCTTAGAACTAGTTGATAAGGCAATCCCGGGAAAAGTGGTCAATGTCTACAATCCACCAGCTGGCGGTGGCAAGTTGATGACTATTATGCAGATCCACAAAGATAATGAGGCAGATGAAGGTATCCAAAGACAAGCTGCCATTCTCGCGTTATCGGCTTTTAAAGAATTGAAGACGGTAATCTTAGTTGATGACGATGTTGATATTTTTGACATGAACGACGTGATCTGGACTTTGAACACTCGATTCCAAGGCGATAAAGATATCATGGTCTTGTCTGGTATGAGAAATCATCCGCTAGACCCTTCAGAACGTCCAGAATACGATCCGAAATCGATTCGTTTTAGAGGGATGAGTTCCAAGACTATTTTTGACGGAACAGTTCCATTTGATATGAAAGACCAATTCGTCAGAGCCCAATTCAAGAAAGTTCCTGACTGGAAAAAATATTTGAAATAA
- a CDS encoding LysR family transcriptional regulator gives MEIRKLKVFLDLAKTLNYSETAARMYTTQGNISKQILSLEKELGVTLFIRAHRKIVLSNEGELVRPYARKIMNDYESLNIKLGDYHDQQRMTLRLLTIPTMPNYQSFVVLSQFLKQHPEVHVSLQEEESNLLFDSLRKNDCDVIFARTFEFPDTDLERLVMEKDDFVAVLPNDHQLADSKMISLEQLKQDNFLLLGETTQLYKPVIAMCKDAGFVPKIAYKGVRADLIVGMIEKGMGVSVMPTKTATGIQSDQVVQIPFKNSNTNQLSFIRKRDHSGRASDVFWKFINDAKSSGEYSN, from the coding sequence ATGGAGATCAGAAAGTTAAAAGTTTTTCTAGATTTGGCAAAAACCTTAAATTATTCCGAAACGGCGGCCCGAATGTATACAACGCAAGGAAATATTTCAAAGCAGATCTTATCTCTTGAAAAGGAGCTAGGGGTCACCTTGTTTATTCGTGCTCATCGAAAAATTGTTTTGTCCAATGAGGGTGAACTAGTTCGTCCATATGCCAGAAAAATCATGAATGATTATGAATCGCTGAATATCAAATTGGGCGATTACCACGACCAACAGCGGATGACCTTGAGATTGTTAACAATTCCCACGATGCCAAATTATCAAAGCTTTGTCGTCCTCAGTCAATTTTTGAAGCAACATCCTGAGGTTCACGTTTCTTTGCAGGAAGAAGAGAGCAATCTGTTATTTGATTCATTGAGAAAAAACGACTGCGATGTGATCTTTGCCAGAACTTTCGAATTTCCAGATACTGATTTAGAGCGGCTTGTTATGGAAAAAGATGATTTTGTCGCGGTACTGCCAAATGATCATCAACTAGCAGATTCAAAGATGATTTCTTTAGAACAGTTAAAGCAAGATAACTTTTTACTGTTGGGAGAAACTACGCAACTGTATAAACCAGTGATTGCCATGTGCAAAGACGCAGGCTTCGTTCCAAAGATTGCCTATAAGGGTGTTCGTGCCGACCTAATCGTTGGCATGATCGAAAAGGGCATGGGAGTTTCAGTAATGCCAACCAAAACTGCCACGGGAATTCAGTCTGATCAGGTCGTTCAAATTCCATTCAAAAATTCAAATACCAACCAATTAAGTTTTATTCGTAAACGAGATCATAGTGGTCGAGCAAGCGATGTATTTTGGAAATTTATTAATGACGCAAAAAGCAGTGGAGAATATTCCAATTAG
- a CDS encoding C69 family dipeptidase, whose translation MKKRTSDCTEILVGKAASMDGSTIVARNEDGYGPINPLKFIVHEAKDQENASFTSVSTGVNVPLPDHAYRYTATPQADQSDGMWEESGINEYNVGMSATETTATNKRVLGYDPLVHDGVDEEAMVTLVLPYVKTAKEGVQRLGALLEKYGTGECNSIAFNDKNDVWLLETAGGHHWAAMRLPEDAYAIVPNQTVVQEIDPADTENFLVATDLVEFVEKHNLNPQPGNFNFRDIFGTHGEDDAYYNTPRTWYGQKLFNPGVVQDPTSQDMPMYRIPDKKLAIEDVQKFLQSHYNGTKFDPFGTFASGTPEEQRRFRPIAMDRNQCSSILQIRNGVDDNLAGVQWIAMGFFAYSPYVPFFTNITDTPEDYKNTTHAVSVDNVYWLEKTLSVLIEPHYHEFSDEVHAYLDGCQSYARQRVDETDEGLASAKDIPEYLTENNAKTAGEISKRTHQLFDALVKHGLNLSITTWEKGQNL comes from the coding sequence ATGAAAAAAAGAACTTCTGATTGTACTGAAATCCTAGTCGGCAAAGCTGCTAGTATGGATGGTTCTACTATAGTTGCTCGTAATGAGGACGGCTATGGCCCTATCAACCCATTGAAATTTATTGTTCATGAAGCAAAAGACCAAGAAAATGCTAGTTTCACTTCAGTTTCAACTGGCGTAAATGTTCCACTACCTGATCATGCTTATCGATACACTGCAACACCACAGGCTGATCAAAGCGATGGTATGTGGGAAGAATCTGGCATTAACGAATACAACGTTGGTATGAGTGCCACTGAAACAACAGCAACTAACAAACGTGTCTTAGGTTATGACCCATTAGTCCATGATGGAGTGGATGAAGAAGCCATGGTCACGCTAGTTTTACCTTATGTAAAAACTGCTAAGGAGGGTGTACAACGTTTAGGTGCACTCTTAGAAAAATATGGAACAGGCGAATGTAACAGTATCGCCTTTAATGATAAAAACGATGTTTGGCTATTAGAAACAGCTGGTGGTCATCACTGGGCAGCCATGAGATTACCCGAAGATGCCTATGCTATCGTTCCTAATCAAACAGTCGTTCAAGAAATCGATCCAGCTGATACAGAAAATTTCTTAGTTGCTACTGATTTGGTTGAATTTGTTGAAAAGCATAATTTGAATCCACAGCCTGGAAACTTCAATTTCCGTGACATCTTTGGTACTCATGGCGAAGATGATGCCTATTACAACACGCCAAGAACTTGGTATGGTCAAAAATTATTCAATCCTGGTGTTGTTCAAGATCCAACTAGTCAAGACATGCCAATGTATCGAATTCCTGACAAGAAATTAGCAATTGAAGACGTGCAAAAATTTTTGCAATCGCATTATAATGGTACGAAATTTGATCCATTTGGGACGTTTGCATCAGGGACTCCAGAAGAACAGCGTCGCTTCCGTCCAATCGCTATGGACCGAAATCAATGCTCATCGATCTTACAGATCAGAAATGGCGTCGATGACAATCTAGCGGGTGTTCAATGGATTGCAATGGGATTCTTTGCCTACAGTCCATATGTTCCATTCTTTACGAATATTACTGATACTCCAGAAGACTATAAGAATACGACTCATGCAGTTTCAGTCGATAATGTTTATTGGTTAGAAAAGACTTTGTCAGTCTTGATCGAACCACATTATCATGAATTCTCAGATGAGGTCCATGCTTATCTTGATGGCTGTCAATCTTATGCCAGACAACGAGTTGATGAAACTGATGAAGGCTTAGCTTCAGCTAAGGATATTCCAGAATATTTGACTGAAAACAATGCCAAAACTGCTGGTGAGATCTCAAAGAGAACCCATCAATTATTTGATGCACTAGTTAAACATGGACTAAATCTTTCAATTACCACTTGGGAGAAAGGTCAAAATTTATAA
- a CDS encoding PspC domain-containing protein, whose translation MHIPIKRSRTDIVFAGVIGGICEKYGWNTNLGRVIYVLLTLMPWFPGIIVYLIFWLLMEKAD comes from the coding sequence ATGCATATTCCAATTAAAAGATCGAGAACTGATATAGTATTTGCTGGGGTGATTGGCGGAATCTGTGAAAAATACGGTTGGAACACTAACCTCGGTCGTGTGATATACGTGCTATTAACACTCATGCCATGGTTCCCAGGAATTATCGTGTACTTAATTTTCTGGCTATTGATGGAAAAAGCTGACTAA
- a CDS encoding PspC domain-containing protein — MHIPIKRSKNNKILAGVIGGLDEHYDWNVAVARVLFFVISVVLFTTGLGVIAYLLLWLLMENPETEEK, encoded by the coding sequence ATGCATATTCCAATTAAGAGATCCAAAAATAACAAAATTCTAGCTGGTGTTATCGGCGGTTTGGATGAACATTACGACTGGAACGTTGCAGTAGCTCGAGTTCTATTTTTTGTAATAAGTGTAGTTTTATTTACTACTGGCTTAGGCGTTATTGCTTATCTACTATTATGGCTATTAATGGAAAACCCCGAAACGGAGGAAAAATAA
- a CDS encoding TetR/AcrR family transcriptional regulator: protein MDDKQDRIFDAAHVLFLERGFKNTSVADIAAIAGVAVGSFYLYFKSKEDIFIQIYTSENENIKKQILSKVDLDGDPVTLIQTIIQQIFKLSSHNRILQEWFSNPKLNTLIAQQNSSTVEDSLVYSTLMTLIDKWIAKDLIKDGMTKERIISLFNSLTVLDFHQNEIKTDNYQQLLNDLISGILKVVLK, encoded by the coding sequence ATGGATGATAAACAAGATCGGATTTTTGATGCGGCACATGTGTTATTTTTAGAACGCGGTTTTAAAAATACCAGTGTTGCTGATATTGCTGCAATTGCTGGTGTTGCGGTCGGTTCATTTTACTTGTATTTTAAGTCGAAAGAAGATATCTTCATTCAAATTTATACCAGCGAAAATGAAAATATCAAAAAACAAATTTTATCCAAGGTCGACCTAGATGGTGACCCTGTCACATTGATCCAAACAATTATTCAACAAATTTTTAAATTGTCCAGTCATAATCGGATCCTACAAGAGTGGTTCTCTAATCCAAAGTTGAACACGCTGATTGCCCAACAAAACAGCAGTACGGTCGAGGACAGTTTAGTTTACTCAACCTTGATGACTCTGATCGATAAATGGATTGCGAAAGATCTGATCAAAGATGGCATGACGAAGGAACGGATCATCAGCCTTTTTAATTCGTTGACGGTTTTAGACTTTCATCAAAACGAGATCAAGACCGACAATTATCAACAACTGCTCAATGATTTGATCTCCGGTATTTTAAAGGTTGTTCTCAAGTGA
- a CDS encoding Cof-type HAD-IIB family hydrolase yields the protein MTIKLVALDMDGTFLNDQNTYNHQRFAEILGKLRAKNIHVVSASGSQYQRLQDKFADFQDQMDFVSQNGAVVYSQGDPVLIQAMPEEAVTKTLGAIKEQFDETDIAEHLVVGVKSAYVDLGISKAAYDLTYYYYNHLKKVPSLSTVTPTRLKDQITSIGVTFGDQVNFDEKIGILQSLLPAGLSSQTTGFNTQLISEQTVNKAAGLRQLQDRYNIANDEIMTFGDDENDISMLELTPHGYAMKNAKDKVKAAAKNETDTNNEEGVLNVLENLVS from the coding sequence ATGACAATCAAATTAGTGGCTTTGGACATGGACGGGACGTTTTTAAATGACCAGAATACTTATAACCACCAACGTTTTGCTGAAATACTTGGCAAATTACGTGCCAAAAATATTCATGTAGTTTCTGCCAGTGGTTCCCAATATCAACGATTACAAGATAAATTTGCTGATTTTCAAGACCAAATGGACTTTGTTTCTCAAAACGGGGCCGTAGTCTACAGTCAAGGTGATCCGGTCTTGATCCAAGCAATGCCGGAAGAAGCAGTTACCAAAACTTTAGGTGCTATCAAAGAACAATTCGATGAGACTGATATTGCTGAACATCTAGTTGTCGGGGTGAAGTCAGCCTATGTCGATCTGGGGATATCTAAAGCCGCATATGATTTAACATACTATTACTACAACCATTTGAAAAAGGTTCCTAGCTTATCAACCGTGACACCAACCAGATTAAAGGATCAGATTACAAGTATTGGTGTCACGTTTGGTGACCAAGTAAACTTTGATGAAAAAATCGGTATCTTACAAAGTTTGTTACCAGCTGGTCTATCTAGTCAAACAACTGGATTCAATACACAATTGATCAGTGAACAAACTGTCAATAAGGCAGCTGGACTGCGTCAGTTGCAAGATCGATACAATATCGCTAATGATGAGATCATGACTTTTGGCGATGACGAGAACGACATTAGCATGCTAGAACTAACTCCACATGGCTATGCAATGAAAAATGCTAAGGACAAGGTCAAAGCTGCTGCAAAAAATGAGACCGATACTAACAACGAAGAGGGCGTATTAAACGTATTAGAAAATTTAGTATCATAA
- a CDS encoding MetQ/NlpA family ABC transporter substrate-binding protein: MNGKIKNIVVLFLAAISIVVLAGCGNSSNEKTVKIGITGSDNRVWNAVAKKVKKDGIKIKLVEFSDYNQPNTALDQGETDLNAFQTVYFMDNWNKTHHTHIVSIGQTDIAPMALYSKKLKSLSELKDGDKIAIPNDPTNEGRALDLLVSANLITLKKAALPTVKDIKTNPKHLKISQLDAAQTARSLNDEAAAVVNSGVASDAKLDPKTAIYTEKVTAKSKPYVNVISANEKDKNNPTYKKIVKAYQSDDIAKLTKKLYGNFQVPAWNYKILQ; the protein is encoded by the coding sequence ATGAATGGGAAAATTAAAAATATTGTAGTCTTATTTTTAGCAGCAATTTCAATCGTCGTGTTGGCAGGATGTGGAAATTCATCCAATGAGAAGACTGTCAAAATCGGAATTACCGGTTCAGATAATCGAGTTTGGAATGCCGTTGCTAAAAAAGTTAAAAAAGATGGTATCAAGATTAAACTAGTTGAATTTTCAGATTATAATCAACCTAACACTGCGTTGGACCAAGGCGAGACTGATTTGAATGCCTTTCAAACTGTTTACTTCATGGACAACTGGAACAAGACTCATCACACACACATCGTTTCAATCGGCCAAACCGATATCGCGCCAATGGCTTTGTATTCAAAGAAACTCAAGAGTTTATCAGAATTAAAGGATGGCGATAAAATAGCCATTCCTAACGATCCGACTAACGAGGGACGTGCCTTGGACCTATTGGTGAGTGCTAATTTGATTACTTTGAAAAAAGCCGCTTTGCCAACAGTTAAGGATATCAAGACAAATCCTAAACATTTGAAGATTTCGCAATTAGATGCAGCTCAAACTGCTCGTTCATTGAATGATGAAGCAGCTGCGGTAGTTAATTCAGGTGTTGCTAGTGACGCCAAACTTGATCCTAAAACAGCCATTTACACTGAAAAGGTAACCGCTAAATCAAAACCTTATGTTAACGTTATTTCTGCCAATGAAAAAGATAAGAATAATCCAACTTACAAGAAGATCGTTAAAGCTTATCAATCAGACGACATTGCTAAGTTGACAAAGAAATTATATGGTAACTTCCAAGTGCCAGCCTGGAATTACAAAATTTTACAATAA
- a CDS encoding methionine ABC transporter permease: protein MSDFINKVFPNVVANWSGDNGFVTAIWQTLYMTFVSAIFAGVIGIILGILLVITADDGITPNKAFYRILDWLVNLFRSIPFIILLAVIGPFTKLIVGQTIGPEGALVPLIIGTAPFFARQVQLALVEVDPGVVEAAEAMGLSPMKIIFRVYLKEGLPELIRSGTLTTISLIGLTAMAGAVGGGGLGNMAISVGYQRFENDVTIVSMLLILVLVFVIQGIGDFAVRKLEH, encoded by the coding sequence ATGTCTGACTTTATTAACAAAGTTTTCCCTAACGTAGTCGCTAACTGGTCTGGGGATAACGGATTTGTAACTGCCATTTGGCAAACACTTTACATGACTTTCGTCAGTGCAATTTTTGCGGGAGTTATCGGTATTATTTTAGGTATTTTATTAGTTATCACAGCTGATGATGGAATTACTCCAAACAAAGCTTTTTACAGAATCTTGGATTGGTTGGTCAATCTATTTAGATCAATTCCATTTATCATTTTGCTAGCCGTAATTGGACCATTTACCAAATTGATTGTTGGACAGACTATCGGACCTGAAGGTGCCTTAGTTCCATTGATCATTGGTACTGCACCATTCTTTGCCAGACAAGTACAATTGGCATTGGTCGAAGTTGATCCTGGTGTGGTTGAAGCAGCAGAAGCAATGGGTCTTTCACCAATGAAAATTATTTTTAGAGTTTATTTAAAAGAAGGTTTGCCTGAATTGATTCGTTCAGGAACATTAACAACTATCAGTTTGATTGGTTTAACAGCCATGGCTGGTGCCGTTGGTGGTGGTGGTCTAGGTAACATGGCCATTTCCGTGGGTTACCAACGTTTTGAAAATGATGTAACAATCGTATCTATGCTGCTTATCTTAGTCTTGGTTTTTGTAATTCAAGGAATCGGAGATTTCGCAGTCAGAAAATTAGAGCATTAA
- a CDS encoding methionine ABC transporter ATP-binding protein, with product MADSNPIIKLKDIDVTFHNENKTIEAVKDISLEVNKGDVFGIIGYSGAGKSTLVRVINLLQRPTAGEVTVNGQDMLALNSKELRSARKNIGMIFQHFNLMNSLTVYGNIDFPLRDSKLSKKERKDKVEHLLDLVGLSDRANNYPSQLSGGQKQRVGIARALANDPEILISDEATSALDPKTTTEILDLLGRLNKQLGITVVIITHEMDAIKQVCNRVAVMENGQLIEEGSLLTIFGQPKQKLTKDFVDTSTQIKSALEEIEAGGLAKDFQGRLIELKFTGDVTNEPIVVGLYKRFNVSASIMFSNMERLSGTTIGIMLLALSGDDDKVAEAIKYLNDLKINVKEIDLSESESE from the coding sequence ATGGCAGATTCAAATCCAATTATTAAATTAAAAGATATTGATGTAACGTTTCACAACGAAAACAAAACTATTGAAGCGGTAAAAGATATCTCGTTAGAAGTAAACAAAGGCGACGTTTTCGGTATCATCGGATACTCTGGTGCTGGTAAAAGTACTTTGGTCCGTGTGATCAACTTATTGCAACGTCCAACAGCCGGTGAAGTAACCGTAAATGGACAGGACATGTTAGCTTTAAATTCTAAGGAATTACGTTCTGCTCGTAAAAATATTGGAATGATCTTCCAGCATTTTAACTTGATGAACTCATTAACAGTTTATGGCAATATCGATTTTCCATTGCGTGATTCAAAACTTTCTAAAAAGGAACGTAAAGACAAGGTCGAACATTTGCTTGATCTAGTTGGTCTATCAGACCGTGCTAATAACTATCCTTCACAACTATCTGGTGGACAAAAGCAACGTGTTGGTATCGCTCGTGCCTTAGCAAATGATCCTGAGATCTTGATCTCTGATGAAGCTACTAGTGCCTTGGATCCAAAGACGACCACTGAAATTTTGGATCTATTAGGTCGTTTGAATAAGCAACTCGGTATCACAGTGGTGATCATTACTCACGAAATGGACGCTATCAAACAAGTATGTAATCGTGTTGCGGTCATGGAAAATGGTCAATTGATCGAAGAAGGTAGCTTGTTGACGATCTTTGGTCAACCTAAGCAAAAACTTACTAAAGACTTCGTTGATACGTCTACACAAATCAAATCAGCTCTTGAAGAAATTGAGGCTGGTGGTTTGGCCAAGGACTTCCAAGGTCGTTTGATCGAACTTAAATTTACGGGTGATGTTACTAACGAGCCAATCGTTGTCGGTTTATACAAGCGTTTCAACGTTTCGGCAAGTATCATGTTCAGTAACATGGAACGTCTTTCAGGTACGACCATCGGTATCATGTTGTTAGCCCTAAGCGGGGATGACGACAAGGTTGCTGAAGCAATCAAATATTTGAATGATTTGAAGATCAATGTTAAAGAGATCGACCTTTCAGAAAGCGAGAGTGAATAG